A single genomic interval of Brevibacillus brevis harbors:
- a CDS encoding isoprenyl transferase, with protein sequence MLEHLARKWGRKEKQSEPAELDRSGKIPEHVAIIMDGNGRWANKRSLPRVAGHRAGMKAVKEVVKAADEIGVRYMTMYAFSTENWKRPRDEVDFLMKLPQEFLSTELDELIERGVRIRMLGSKNELPSHTLKALLEAEEKTKDNSGLQLNFALNYGGRDELAKAFSVMAAQVKAGELQPEQLTEELISSYLYTSEIPDPDLLIRTSGEIRLSNFMLWQLAYTELWFTDVLWPDFTREHFYQAIVEYQGRARRYGAV encoded by the coding sequence ATGTTAGAACATCTGGCGCGCAAATGGGGCCGCAAAGAAAAGCAATCGGAGCCAGCCGAGTTGGATCGTTCCGGTAAGATTCCGGAGCATGTGGCGATTATTATGGATGGTAACGGTCGTTGGGCCAATAAGCGCAGTTTACCCCGGGTTGCCGGGCACCGTGCAGGAATGAAAGCAGTAAAAGAAGTCGTCAAGGCTGCAGACGAGATCGGCGTGCGCTATATGACGATGTACGCGTTCTCTACCGAAAACTGGAAGCGACCACGCGATGAAGTGGATTTTCTCATGAAACTTCCGCAGGAATTTTTGTCGACAGAATTGGATGAATTAATAGAACGTGGTGTCCGCATACGCATGCTGGGCAGTAAAAACGAGCTGCCTTCTCATACGCTGAAAGCACTGCTGGAAGCAGAAGAGAAAACGAAGGACAATAGCGGTCTTCAATTGAATTTTGCCCTGAATTACGGCGGGCGAGATGAGCTTGCGAAAGCATTTTCAGTAATGGCAGCACAAGTAAAAGCAGGTGAGCTTCAACCAGAACAACTGACTGAAGAATTGATATCGAGCTACCTGTATACAAGCGAAATTCCCGATCCAGACCTCTTGATTCGCACAAGTGGAGAGATTCGCTTGAGTAACTTTATGCTATGGCAATTAGCATATACAGAATTATGGTTTACGGACGTGCTATGGCCTGATTTTACCCGTGAACATTTTTATCAGGCAATCGTGGAATACCAAGGCCGAGCTCGTCGCTACGGGGCGGTATAG
- the frr gene encoding ribosome recycling factor — protein MPQTVLKDMEDRMNKAINALKRDLSSLRAGRANPAMLDRVTVDYYGTPTPISQLANISVPEPRMLTIQPWDKTALKEIDRALQQSDLGISPSNDGVIIRLIIPPLTEERRKDLVKLAGKGGEEAKVAIRNIRRDANDEIKKLEKAATISEDDSRRHQETIQKTTDKFIAEVDKIVKDKEKDILEV, from the coding sequence ATGCCTCAAACTGTGCTAAAAGACATGGAAGATCGCATGAATAAAGCGATCAATGCTTTGAAAAGAGATCTGTCCAGCCTGCGTGCAGGTCGTGCGAACCCAGCGATGCTGGATCGTGTTACAGTAGACTACTACGGCACTCCAACGCCGATTAGCCAATTGGCAAACATCAGCGTACCAGAGCCGCGTATGCTGACTATCCAGCCTTGGGATAAAACAGCGCTTAAAGAAATTGACCGTGCGCTGCAACAATCGGATTTGGGCATTTCTCCATCCAACGATGGCGTGATTATCCGCCTGATCATACCTCCACTCACAGAAGAGCGTCGTAAAGACCTCGTGAAGCTGGCAGGAAAAGGTGGAGAAGAAGCAAAGGTAGCGATCCGTAACATCCGTCGTGATGCAAACGATGAAATCAAAAAGCTTGAAAAAGCTGCTACCATTTCTGAGGACGATTCCCGTCGTCATCAAGAAACTATACAAAAAACGACGGATAAATTCATCGCCGAAGTTGATAAGATCGTTAAGGACAAAGAGAAAGACATTTTGGAAGTATAG
- the pyrH gene encoding UMP kinase, translated as MPLPAYKRVVLKLSGEALAGDLGYGIDPKVIFSVANQIKEIVELGVQVAVVVGGGNIWRGLSGSSKGMDRATADYMGMLATIMNSLALQDGLEKVNVPTRVQTSIEMRQVAEPYIRRRAIRHLEKMRVVIFAAGTGNPYFSTDTTAALRAAEIEAEVILMAKNKVDGVYSADPSLDPNAKKYDQLTFLEVLNKGLGVMDSTASSLCMDNSIPLIVFNISEEGNIRRAVMGDKIGTLVKGE; from the coding sequence ATGCCACTTCCTGCCTATAAACGGGTTGTGTTAAAGTTGAGTGGGGAAGCTTTGGCGGGGGACTTAGGGTATGGTATTGACCCAAAGGTTATTTTCTCCGTCGCTAACCAGATCAAGGAAATCGTAGAATTGGGTGTACAAGTCGCGGTAGTCGTCGGAGGAGGTAACATCTGGCGCGGACTTTCCGGCAGCTCTAAAGGAATGGATCGGGCAACAGCCGATTACATGGGGATGCTGGCCACAATTATGAACTCACTCGCCTTGCAGGATGGGTTAGAAAAAGTGAACGTCCCGACTCGTGTTCAAACCTCGATTGAGATGAGACAGGTAGCAGAACCATACATACGCCGTCGTGCCATTCGTCATTTGGAAAAAATGCGCGTGGTTATCTTCGCTGCCGGTACTGGTAACCCATACTTTTCAACGGATACGACTGCTGCTCTGCGTGCAGCGGAGATTGAAGCTGAAGTAATCCTGATGGCGAAAAACAAGGTAGACGGTGTGTACTCTGCAGACCCAAGCCTTGATCCGAACGCCAAGAAGTACGACCAGTTGACATTCCTGGAAGTACTGAATAAAGGTTTAGGTGTCATGGATTCAACAGCGTCCAGCTTGTGCATGGATAACAGTATTCCGTTGATCGTCTTTAACATTTCTGAAGAAGGCAATATTCGTCGGGCAGTAATGGGCGACAAAATCGGTACTCTAGTGAAAGGGGAATAA
- the tsf gene encoding translation elongation factor Ts codes for MAISAQAVKELRERTGAGMMDCKRALEETAGDMEKAIDLLRERGVAKAAKKSGRIAAEGLTATAVAGNVAAVVEVNCETDFVGKNPEFQTLVKDIAEHVVSQRPASVEEALEQPFKGAGETLAHVINEKIATIGENISFRRFALSEKTDNGVFGAYLHMGGRIGVLVTLEGTQDETLARDLGMHAAASNPRFANRDEVSADEIEREREVLKNQALAEGKPANIVEKMVEGRLSKFFEEYVLVEQPFVKDTDKKVAVLLKEAGATLKEFARFQVGEGIEKKQEDFAAEVMAQVNKQ; via the coding sequence ATGGCAATTAGTGCACAAGCGGTTAAAGAACTGCGCGAGCGTACAGGCGCAGGTATGATGGATTGCAAACGCGCGCTGGAAGAAACAGCAGGCGACATGGAAAAAGCAATTGACTTGCTCCGTGAGCGCGGTGTAGCGAAAGCGGCGAAAAAATCCGGACGTATTGCAGCTGAAGGTTTGACTGCGACAGCGGTTGCTGGAAACGTAGCAGCAGTTGTAGAAGTAAACTGCGAAACTGACTTCGTTGGTAAAAACCCTGAGTTCCAAACACTTGTGAAAGACATCGCTGAGCACGTTGTATCCCAACGTCCTGCATCTGTTGAAGAAGCTCTGGAGCAACCTTTCAAAGGTGCTGGCGAGACTTTGGCTCATGTAATCAACGAGAAAATCGCGACTATCGGAGAAAACATCTCCTTCCGTCGTTTTGCACTCTCCGAGAAAACAGACAACGGCGTTTTCGGTGCTTACCTGCACATGGGTGGCCGCATCGGCGTTCTGGTTACTTTGGAAGGTACACAAGACGAAACACTGGCTCGCGACCTGGGCATGCACGCAGCAGCGTCTAACCCTCGTTTTGCTAACCGTGATGAAGTTTCCGCTGATGAGATCGAGCGCGAGCGTGAAGTTCTGAAAAACCAAGCGCTGGCTGAAGGCAAACCTGCTAACATCGTTGAGAAAATGGTAGAAGGCCGCCTCTCCAAATTCTTCGAAGAATACGTACTGGTTGAGCAACCATTCGTAAAAGATACTGACAAGAAAGTAGCTGTTCTGTTGAAAGAAGCAGGCGCTACCTTGAAAGAATTCGCTCGCTTCCAAGTAGGCGAAGGTATCGAGAAAAAACAAGAAGACTTCGCAGCTGAAGTAATGGCTCAAGTTAATAAGCAATAA
- the rpsB gene encoding 30S ribosomal protein S2, with translation MAVISMKQLLEAGVHFGHQTRRWNPKMARYIFTERNGIYIIDLQKTVKKVEEAYNFVRELAQDGGKILFVGTKKQAQESVKEEAERTGHYFINQRWLGGTLTNFTTIKKRTARLAELKRMENDGTFAVLPKKEVIVLRKEMDRLEKFLGGIAHMDKLPDALFVIDPRKERIAVAEARKLGIPIVAIVDTNCDPDEIDYVIPGNDDAIRAVKLLTAKMADALLEGNQGTEQQATTTA, from the coding sequence ATGGCAGTAATTTCGATGAAACAATTGCTCGAGGCTGGTGTACACTTCGGTCACCAAACTCGTCGTTGGAACCCGAAAATGGCTCGCTATATCTTCACCGAACGTAACGGAATCTACATTATCGACCTGCAAAAAACCGTTAAAAAAGTAGAGGAAGCGTACAACTTCGTGCGTGAACTCGCTCAAGATGGCGGAAAAATCCTCTTCGTTGGTACGAAGAAGCAGGCACAAGAATCCGTTAAAGAAGAAGCAGAACGCACAGGTCACTACTTCATCAACCAACGTTGGTTGGGTGGTACTCTGACAAACTTCACAACCATCAAAAAACGTACTGCTCGCTTGGCTGAGCTGAAACGTATGGAAAACGATGGTACTTTCGCAGTATTGCCTAAGAAAGAAGTTATCGTTCTGCGCAAAGAAATGGATCGTCTGGAAAAATTCTTGGGCGGTATCGCTCACATGGATAAACTGCCTGACGCTCTGTTTGTCATCGATCCTCGTAAAGAGCGCATCGCTGTAGCAGAAGCTCGTAAATTGGGTATCCCAATCGTAGCGATCGTAGATACTAACTGCGATCCAGATGAAATCGATTATGTGATCCCAGGTAACGATGACGCAATTCGCGCTGTGAAATTGCTCACTGCTAAAATGGCAGACGCTCTCCTGGAAGGAAATCAAGGTACAGAGCAACAAGCAACAACAACTGCGTAA
- a CDS encoding DNA polymerase III subunit gamma/tau, whose translation MSEVLPMRKQELLFGFGAGLIVATSIIGMLAPKQATQAPAMTVDQMKVAAQELEMVVLTAEEYKQWQEEKKVKVQPAPGVPKAPVTPKVGQTVAPVTKQPQTPTVQPTTPAASSEQKAIPPTNPSKDGHPTPTAPNTQTPTSPNALPPTAPTVEAPVAEKKVSFTVPYKATAEDVAQILVKEGILPADNQFVAQLRASDKLNRIRVGTYEVSTAAKEADIVKLITTPPKK comes from the coding sequence ATGAGCGAGGTCTTGCCGATGCGTAAACAAGAGCTCTTATTTGGATTTGGAGCAGGACTGATTGTGGCTACCTCCATAATCGGAATGTTAGCGCCTAAGCAGGCTACGCAAGCCCCAGCCATGACTGTCGATCAAATGAAAGTAGCTGCACAAGAGCTGGAAATGGTCGTGCTTACAGCAGAAGAATACAAACAGTGGCAGGAAGAAAAAAAAGTGAAGGTACAGCCAGCTCCTGGAGTGCCTAAGGCGCCAGTTACGCCAAAGGTAGGTCAAACAGTGGCGCCTGTGACAAAGCAACCGCAGACGCCAACTGTACAGCCTACGACGCCTGCAGCTTCATCAGAGCAAAAGGCGATTCCGCCAACCAATCCGAGTAAGGACGGTCACCCTACTCCAACCGCACCGAATACGCAGACACCAACGTCACCCAATGCGCTGCCACCTACAGCTCCGACAGTGGAAGCACCAGTAGCAGAAAAGAAGGTATCTTTCACCGTTCCTTACAAAGCAACTGCAGAGGATGTAGCGCAGATTCTAGTTAAGGAAGGAATCCTTCCTGCCGACAATCAATTTGTGGCACAGCTACGTGCGAGCGACAAGCTAAATCGTATTCGTGTCGGTACCTATGAAGTGTCGACCGCCGCTAAGGAAGCAGATATCGTCAAGTTGATAACAACTCCGCCTAAAAAATAG
- a CDS encoding DUF6115 domain-containing protein yields the protein MDVVYPILIGAGMISMLLAFVIKKKQPVDSFSSIPTQRTTDKDELEKSVQRLQKQVKQETNLLAAEWQEMRADLLEDIASLRKRLDNMEEQWQKSETHKQEAPKETNRIEPAPQDQEVDMLALRERYRRAFELSKEGLSRDEIAKRLGAGRGEIDLIFSLADRHERGLADA from the coding sequence ATGGACGTAGTGTATCCCATCCTGATTGGAGCAGGAATGATCAGCATGCTTCTTGCTTTTGTCATTAAAAAGAAGCAGCCTGTTGACTCCTTTTCCTCAATACCGACACAACGCACGACGGACAAGGACGAGCTCGAAAAAAGCGTGCAGCGTCTTCAAAAACAGGTAAAGCAAGAAACCAATCTTCTTGCTGCAGAATGGCAGGAAATGAGAGCGGATCTTCTCGAGGATATCGCTAGTTTGCGTAAGCGATTAGACAATATGGAAGAACAATGGCAAAAGAGTGAAACTCATAAGCAGGAAGCTCCAAAGGAAACGAATCGGATAGAACCAGCACCTCAAGATCAAGAGGTGGATATGCTGGCACTACGAGAACGTTATCGCCGTGCCTTTGAGCTGAGTAAAGAAGGGTTGTCTCGGGATGAGATTGCAAAACGACTCGGTGCCGGCAGAGGAGAAATCGATTTGATCTTTTCCTTGGCTGACAGGCATGAGCGAGGTCTTGCCGATGCGTAA
- a CDS encoding DUF342 domain-containing protein has product MMEGIGKYKIEVKISADKLEAEVLLRMDEQDIEEIVVLETDVYKALQASNVKYGILDDVVQNLCTLPAKYANARVKVAQGIAPVAGTDATIEYPYLASINEGEGPKELEDGRVDFYNVTTIPNVAKGQLLARKISASQGQPGTAVTGEPIAPKAGKEINIKPGKNVVLNQERTMLYAAIDGQVSFTEQAKMNVFPVFEVNGDVDFGVGNIDFVGTVVIRGNVLNGFRVKSSGDIRVLGSVEGAELYAEGSIEIKSGIVAQDKGCIVAGKDVRTSFIQNANVTAGNQVIVSQSIMFSTVRAGKQIICKGAKGFIIGGVLQAGEKIAARVFGNSSATPTILEVGVKPELRQELANIQKELQNVYENLRKTDQGLGVMNQILQVSKELPADKRLMQIKLTNTRLVLEKESKELEARRNDIELELKGEGPAAIEAYHVMYPGIKMTFGKLVHFIKHEYARTRFIVLDGEISTATLI; this is encoded by the coding sequence ATGATGGAAGGGATCGGGAAATATAAAATAGAAGTAAAAATTTCAGCCGATAAATTGGAGGCCGAAGTACTCCTCCGAATGGACGAACAAGATATCGAAGAAATTGTCGTCTTGGAAACAGATGTATACAAAGCATTACAAGCAAGCAATGTGAAGTATGGAATTCTCGATGATGTAGTACAAAACTTGTGTACCTTACCTGCGAAGTATGCAAATGCGAGAGTAAAGGTTGCTCAGGGGATTGCACCTGTGGCTGGAACCGATGCGACTATCGAGTACCCTTATTTGGCATCTATTAATGAAGGGGAAGGTCCAAAAGAGCTAGAGGATGGTCGAGTTGATTTTTATAATGTGACGACAATCCCTAATGTGGCAAAAGGGCAACTCTTGGCACGTAAAATATCAGCAAGCCAGGGACAACCAGGCACAGCAGTTACCGGAGAGCCCATCGCTCCCAAAGCCGGCAAGGAAATAAACATAAAGCCTGGGAAAAATGTTGTGCTCAATCAAGAGCGGACGATGCTATACGCCGCTATTGACGGGCAAGTCTCCTTTACGGAACAGGCAAAAATGAACGTGTTTCCCGTATTTGAAGTAAACGGGGATGTTGATTTTGGTGTTGGCAATATTGATTTTGTGGGAACGGTGGTCATTCGCGGGAACGTATTGAATGGCTTTCGCGTAAAGTCATCAGGAGATATACGCGTACTTGGCAGTGTAGAAGGGGCCGAGTTGTACGCGGAAGGCTCCATTGAAATCAAAAGCGGAATAGTTGCCCAGGACAAAGGCTGCATTGTTGCGGGGAAAGATGTCCGGACATCCTTTATCCAAAACGCCAATGTAACGGCTGGCAATCAAGTGATTGTTTCACAAAGCATCATGTTCTCAACCGTACGAGCTGGAAAGCAAATCATTTGCAAAGGGGCAAAAGGCTTCATCATTGGCGGTGTGCTGCAAGCTGGGGAAAAGATTGCGGCTCGAGTATTTGGGAACAGCAGCGCCACTCCTACGATACTCGAAGTAGGAGTAAAACCGGAATTAAGACAAGAACTAGCGAACATTCAAAAAGAACTACAAAATGTGTATGAAAATTTACGCAAAACAGATCAAGGCCTAGGCGTTATGAATCAGATTCTTCAAGTCAGCAAAGAACTTCCAGCAGACAAACGTCTCATGCAAATCAAGCTAACCAATACTCGTTTGGTTCTGGAAAAAGAAAGCAAGGAATTGGAAGCACGCAGAAATGATATTGAACTCGAGCTGAAAGGGGAAGGACCAGCAGCTATTGAGGCATATCATGTGATGTATCCAGGAATCAAAATGACGTTTGGAAAGCTGGTGCACTTTATCAAGCACGAGTATGCAAGAACGCGATTTATTGTGCTGGACGGTGAAATTAGCACAGCAACTCTTATCTAA
- a CDS encoding FliA/WhiG family RNA polymerase sigma factor, whose amino-acid sequence MARLTSQEKAKEFDKWVMWKQEGSREAEVDLVTRFLPLVDKVANRLAINLPANVDKDDLISYGRFGLLDALAKFDHTRGLQFETYAMWRIRGAMIDGLRENDWIPRTVRDKAKKIEEAYTTLEQQMLRMPTDQEVSDYLGISKKELQQVFLETSLASMVSIDEAVGDEDEQKTARHSYIIDELTPRPDNVAEVSSLKEVLVTVIDKLPEKERLVVSLFYFEEMTLSEIAEIMSLSPSRISQLHSKALFRLRSALSRWKSQLM is encoded by the coding sequence GTGGCACGGCTAACCAGTCAAGAAAAAGCAAAAGAGTTCGATAAATGGGTCATGTGGAAGCAAGAGGGAAGTCGCGAGGCGGAGGTTGACTTGGTCACGCGGTTTTTGCCACTGGTCGATAAGGTGGCAAATCGGTTGGCGATTAATCTGCCAGCAAATGTGGACAAGGATGACTTGATTAGTTATGGGCGCTTTGGGCTATTGGACGCTTTGGCTAAATTCGATCATACCCGGGGTCTCCAATTTGAGACGTACGCCATGTGGCGGATTCGTGGTGCGATGATCGATGGACTACGTGAGAACGACTGGATCCCTCGTACTGTTCGAGACAAGGCCAAAAAAATCGAAGAAGCATACACCACCTTGGAACAGCAAATGCTGCGAATGCCAACCGATCAAGAAGTGTCTGATTATCTGGGAATAAGCAAAAAGGAGCTTCAACAGGTTTTCTTGGAAACCTCACTTGCCAGCATGGTTTCTATCGATGAGGCAGTAGGGGATGAAGACGAACAAAAAACAGCAAGACATTCGTATATCATCGACGAGCTCACACCTCGCCCTGATAATGTGGCGGAAGTATCCAGCTTAAAAGAGGTTCTTGTAACGGTCATCGACAAATTGCCTGAAAAGGAACGATTGGTTGTCTCCTTGTTTTATTTTGAAGAAATGACCTTATCAGAAATTGCGGAAATCATGAGCTTGTCACCTTCAAGAATATCCCAGTTGCACTCCAAAGCTCTTTTCCGACTTCGTTCTGCGTTGTCCAGATGGAAATCGCAATTGATGTAA